The following proteins are co-located in the bacterium genome:
- a CDS encoding LLM class flavin-dependent oxidoreductase: protein MTMIALRYDLRAPAFARTGHAELYGACLDQCAWADRLGLDMAVLSEHHGVEDGFMSAPVTLAAAIAGRTQRLGINIAAALIPLHDPVRLAEQIAVVALVSGGRLSMVAGLGYREEEFVMAGIERRQRGRLLEEYVEVMRRAWTGEPFEWRGRMVRVTPAPPSPPMVLIGGSTDKAARRAARLRAGFFPAVADPKLAEIYEAECAKLGVTGFVAMPGGPGFVHVSEDPERDWARIAPHALYDAQTYASWQTPDQRSQVHVEAQTIDDVRRSGVYQVLTPDECVALARETGRLVLHPLMGGMSPELGWQGLELFAAKVLPRLRDAGGT, encoded by the coding sequence ATGACGATGATCGCGCTCCGCTACGACCTGCGTGCGCCCGCGTTCGCCAGGACCGGCCATGCGGAGCTCTACGGCGCGTGCCTCGATCAGTGCGCCTGGGCCGATCGTCTCGGGCTCGACATGGCCGTCCTCTCCGAGCACCACGGCGTCGAGGACGGCTTCATGTCGGCGCCGGTGACGCTCGCCGCCGCGATCGCCGGCCGTACGCAGCGCCTCGGCATCAACATCGCCGCCGCCCTGATCCCGCTGCACGATCCGGTGCGGCTCGCGGAGCAGATCGCCGTCGTCGCGCTGGTGAGCGGCGGGCGGCTCTCGATGGTGGCCGGCCTCGGCTATCGCGAGGAGGAGTTCGTGATGGCGGGCATCGAGCGCCGCCAGCGCGGCCGGCTCCTCGAGGAGTACGTCGAGGTCATGCGCCGCGCCTGGACCGGCGAGCCGTTCGAGTGGCGCGGGCGGATGGTCCGCGTCACGCCGGCGCCGCCGTCGCCGCCGATGGTGCTGATCGGCGGCTCGACCGACAAGGCCGCCAGGCGCGCCGCCCGCCTGCGTGCGGGCTTCTTCCCCGCCGTCGCCGACCCGAAGCTCGCCGAGATCTACGAGGCCGAGTGCGCGAAGCTCGGCGTCACGGGCTTCGTCGCGATGCCGGGTGGGCCGGGCTTCGTCCACGTGAGCGAGGATCCGGAGCGCGACTGGGCGCGCATCGCGCCGCACGCGCTCTACGACGCCCAGACGTACGCCTCGTGGCAGACGCCGGACCAGCGCTCGCAGGTCCACGTCGAGGCGCAGACGATCGACGACGTCCGCCGCAGCGGCGTCTACCAGGTGCTCACGCCGGACGAGTGCGTCGCGCTCGCCCGCGAGACCGGGCGCCTCGTGCTGCACCCCCTCATGGGAGGCATGTCGCCCGAGCTCGGCTGGCAGGGCCTCGAGTTGTTCGCGGCCAAGGTGCTGCCCCGACTGCGGGACGCGGGAGGAACGTGA
- a CDS encoding BatD family protein, whose protein sequence is MRRLLALLALLVVAAAAPARAAVTLSARLEPSRAAVGDPVDLAVTVNGAQDAPVPTLTPPDGLSIRYVGPETQVSIVNGQMTSSITHHYTVVAQREGLFSVGPITLDYEGTKLGAGSPRLTVTASPTGGPTGGEQLRLVLEAPKTTVYLHERLPLGLSLWVGDTSVGDLQYPVIGGDGFALDPFREPSQRSVRTADGAFQLVDFTTTLVPLRVGTLSVGPATMSLAQVMQRPRRGFFLGGSGRQPIELRSEAITLEVLPLPEAGRPADFGGAVGRFSLDVAAAPRDLAAGDPVTLTITVRGTGTLEGAATPAVAERPGLKVYPVQAAAQQPATTPGEITRVFEQVVIPQQPGTVTLPPVRLAYFDPEARAYRVAQHGPIVLAVVHPAPGTPTPQVVGAAARPAPAVATPEPLGRDLVFIKDAPGALVPAAAARWRRPAFWLLQLVPPLVWVAVMLWTARRQRLGSDARFARFSAAGRTARTSLAAARTRLQGGDRAGCVDAVAQAVTAYLSAKLDLPPGSVDPERAGERLRGTRAGGAVVDDLRTLLATCERVRFAPGSSADGEAERALGQAEGIVRTLERERRLGRGFGATAASCLVALGLGLAGPAPAADETPQAAFFRGNALYADGRFAEAADAYAQVLAAGVESGPTYYNLGNARLRAGDAGGAVWAYARAPAAAARRRRRREPRLRAGAGHGAAAGAPVGARGLPLADVATADELAGAAAVAWWLLFGLLVAARLVPGARRGLRRAAFAVGLAGLVVLLSFGWRLATVDLRAEAVVVAPAAVSVRFEPSATGTSHFTAAPGSVLRVLGAREGWRQVARGDGARGWVEASALADL, encoded by the coding sequence ATGCGACGCCTTCTCGCGCTGCTGGCCCTGCTCGTGGTCGCCGCCGCGGCGCCGGCGCGGGCAGCGGTGACGCTCTCGGCGCGCCTCGAGCCGTCGCGCGCGGCGGTGGGCGATCCCGTCGACCTGGCGGTCACCGTGAACGGTGCGCAGGACGCGCCCGTGCCGACGTTGACGCCGCCGGACGGCCTCTCGATCCGCTACGTCGGCCCGGAGACCCAGGTCTCGATCGTCAACGGCCAGATGACGTCGTCGATCACGCACCACTACACGGTGGTGGCGCAGCGCGAGGGGCTGTTCTCGGTCGGGCCGATCACGCTCGACTACGAGGGCACGAAGCTCGGCGCCGGCAGCCCGCGGCTCACGGTGACGGCATCGCCGACCGGCGGCCCGACCGGCGGCGAGCAGCTGCGCCTCGTGCTCGAGGCGCCGAAGACGACGGTGTACCTGCACGAGCGGCTGCCGCTCGGCCTGTCGCTGTGGGTCGGCGACACGAGCGTGGGCGATCTCCAGTATCCGGTGATCGGCGGCGACGGCTTCGCGCTCGATCCGTTCCGCGAGCCGTCCCAGCGGTCGGTGCGGACGGCCGACGGCGCCTTCCAGCTGGTCGACTTCACGACCACCCTGGTGCCGCTGCGCGTGGGCACGCTGAGCGTCGGCCCCGCGACCATGAGCCTGGCGCAGGTGATGCAGCGGCCGCGGCGCGGCTTCTTCCTCGGCGGCTCGGGTCGCCAGCCGATCGAGCTGCGCTCCGAAGCGATCACGCTCGAGGTGCTGCCGCTGCCCGAGGCGGGACGACCTGCGGACTTCGGCGGCGCGGTAGGCAGGTTCTCGCTCGACGTCGCGGCGGCGCCGCGCGATCTCGCCGCCGGTGATCCGGTGACGCTCACCATCACGGTGCGCGGCACCGGCACGCTCGAAGGGGCGGCCACGCCCGCGGTGGCGGAGCGGCCGGGGCTCAAGGTGTATCCGGTGCAGGCGGCGGCGCAGCAGCCGGCCACGACGCCCGGCGAGATCACGCGGGTCTTCGAGCAGGTGGTGATCCCGCAGCAGCCCGGCACGGTGACGCTGCCGCCGGTGCGTCTCGCGTACTTCGATCCCGAGGCACGCGCCTACCGCGTCGCGCAGCACGGCCCGATCGTGCTCGCCGTGGTCCACCCGGCACCCGGCACGCCGACGCCGCAGGTCGTCGGGGCCGCCGCCAGGCCGGCTCCCGCGGTCGCGACGCCCGAGCCCCTCGGGCGCGACCTCGTCTTCATCAAGGACGCGCCGGGCGCCCTCGTGCCGGCGGCGGCGGCGCGCTGGCGGCGGCCGGCGTTCTGGCTGCTCCAGCTCGTCCCGCCGCTCGTCTGGGTCGCGGTGATGCTGTGGACGGCGCGGCGGCAGCGCCTCGGCAGCGATGCGCGCTTCGCGCGCTTCTCGGCCGCGGGACGGACCGCCCGGACGTCGCTCGCGGCGGCGCGCACGCGTCTCCAGGGCGGCGACCGCGCCGGCTGCGTCGATGCGGTCGCGCAGGCGGTCACGGCCTACCTGTCCGCGAAGCTCGACCTGCCGCCCGGCAGCGTCGACCCGGAGCGCGCCGGCGAGCGGTTGCGCGGCACGCGGGCGGGCGGAGCGGTCGTCGACGACCTGCGCACGCTGCTCGCGACCTGCGAGCGCGTGCGCTTCGCACCCGGGAGCAGCGCGGACGGCGAGGCCGAGCGGGCGCTGGGCCAGGCCGAGGGCATCGTGCGCACGCTCGAGCGCGAGCGCCGTCTCGGGCGCGGCTTCGGCGCGACGGCAGCGTCGTGCCTGGTGGCGTTGGGGCTCGGGCTCGCGGGCCCGGCGCCCGCCGCCGACGAGACCCCGCAGGCCGCGTTCTTCCGCGGCAACGCGCTCTACGCCGACGGGCGCTTCGCCGAGGCGGCCGACGCGTACGCCCAGGTGCTGGCGGCGGGCGTCGAGAGCGGCCCCACGTACTACAACCTCGGCAACGCCCGCCTGCGCGCCGGCGACGCCGGCGGCGCGGTGTGGGCGTACGCGCGCGCACCGGCTGCTGCCGCGCGACGCCGACGTCGCCGCGAACCTCGGCTTCGCGCGGGCGCCGGGCACGGAGCCGCCGCCGGCGCCCCTGTGGGTGCGCGCGGCCTTCCGCTCGCGGACGTCGCGACCGCGGACGAGCTCGCGGGCGCGGCGGCCGTCGCCTGGTGGCTGCTGTTCGGGTTGCTGGTGGCGGCGCGGCTCGTGCCGGGCGCGCGTCGCGGGCTGCGACGCGCGGCGTTCGCGGTCGGGCTCGCCGGGCTGGTCGTGCTGCTGTCGTTCGGCTGGCGACTCGCGACCGTCGATCTGCGCGCCGAGGCCGTGGTCGTCGCGCCCGCCGCGGTGAGCGTGCGCTTCGAGCCGTCGGCGACCGGGACGTCGCATTTCACGGCGGCGCCGGGCAGCGTGCTGCGCGTGCTCGGGGCGCGCGAAGGATGGCGGCAGGTGGCGCGTGGCGACGGCGCGCGCGGCTGGGTCGAGGCGAGCGCGCTCGCGGATCTATGA